The Candidatus Poribacteria bacterium sequence CATCGGCACCGTCTCGTTGCTTGCCGATGCCGTGTCCGCCGTTTTTAGCGACTTGGCGTGGGTTATGATGCAGATCGATCAGCGTGCTCATCCCAAGGGTCGCGACGAGGCGGACGTTTCCGCCGTTTCCGCCGTCCCCGCCATCGGGACCGCCGCGGGGAACGTATTTTTCCCTACGGAAACTGATGCATCCGTTCCCGCCATCGCCTGCTTTTACTTGAATCCTTGCTGTGTCCATGGGGTACCTCCTTTGGAGGTATGAGGGTAGGCACAAGACCTACCCCTACAGACATCTATGACTCGTTTCGGGTATCGGGGTAGGCACAAGACCTACTCGTACAGGTTGGGGGACAACATGGGTTAGGATACCTCGAAACCTGCCTCGGTTATCGCCTTTGTGAAATCTGAAGGTGTGACGCGCGAGGCATCGAAATGGACGACTGCTTCGGCTTTACGTAGGTTTACCTTCGCACGCCGAACGCCTTGGAGTTCTGTGAGCGCGTCGGTTACGGTTTTGACACAATGTTGACAGGACATCCCACTGATTTTTAATTTCGTTTTTTTCATGGTTTTACACCTTTGTCGGAAAACTATGCTTACATGACGGGCAGGTTTGGGTCTGCGTTCGAATCGCTAACCCACACTCAGGACAGATACGTTTCACCCGAAACCGCTCAACAAGACGAGACACAATGACGATTCCCAAAAAGAGAACAATAAGAAAGGCTACTTCCCAAAAACCGATAGACACTTTTTACGCTCCGCCGTTCTTTAGACGCAATCGGGTAAACCTGCAAACTGCATTACGTCCTTAATCCGCGTAGGGTTGCAAGGTTCGTCTCGTGCATCGTTTCCATCTGTGGCGTTTCAATGATAAGCGGAATCTCCGCGAACCGAGAATCGTTGAGGATATACGCGAATGCAGCTGCACCGATATTGCCGTCACCGATGTGTTCATGCCGGTCGACGCGGCTCTGGTAGGTCGATTTTGCGTCGTTGAGATGGAACGCCTTTAATCGCGCTAAACCGATAACCTCGTCAAACTGATGAAATGTTGCCTCACAATCCGCTTCCGTCCGGAGGTCATAGCCGGCAGCGAAAACATGACACGTATCCAAACAGACCCCAAATCGATCTGGGTATTTCGACATACCGATAACATCACGCAAATGTTCAAAGCAGTAGCCGAGGTTCGTGCCTTGTCCAGCGGTGGTTTCAAGGAGAACTGTAACATCGGGTGCTGCAACGTTTTCAAATAGAAAGTCGAAACTTTCGCTTAACAGTTTTAATCCGGGTGCCTCCCCTTCGCCGAGATGTGCGCCGAGGTGGGTCACGATATATCGAAGACCGAGTGTATCCGCAAGCTCCATCTGCTCTTGGAACCGCTGCCGTGATTTTTCGAGGACGTCTGTTTTCGGTGAAGCGAGATTGCTCAAGTGGATATCGTGAACGATCACGTCTCCAATAGGCGATGCCACCCAAGCCTCACGAAACTTTTCGATGACTTCAAGAGTCGGCGGTTTCGCCACCCATCGGTTCGGGTTTCTCAAGAAAATTTGGATGGTGTCGCAGGAGAGTTTGTCGCCATTTTTGATAGCATTATGTAAGCCCCCTGCTGTGGATACGTGTGCACCGAGAATCATATTCCAGTTGGTATCTCCTTGTGTGATGTTCTATCAAGATTTTCAATCTGAGTGTGAAATAATTATAGCACACCCTAAAAGCAGATGGCAAATCTTCTAAAAGGGAAATGCGGTATATTCATCAGGGATGCACTGCGGTCTTGATCCCACGTTGGGTGGCGGCGTTATCAAATGCCGCGAGTCCTTGGGCAAGCGGGAACCGGTCTGTTAGCAACGGTTCAAAATTGAGGGTATCTTCTATCAGGAGCTGCCGCGATGCTTCGAGACTGGCGCGAGAAAACGCCCACGACGCCATCAGTTTATGACCGGCATAGTGGAATTCCTCTAAATCGATGTGGAGCGTCTCGCCCTCCGGAGCGAGCCCAAAGAAGTTAAGGCATCCGCCTCTGCGGACAATATCAAAGGCGAGTGCGATTGCGGACGCATTGTTGGTTGTCGCAGAGATGACGGTATCAACGCCCCCGCCGGTGATGTCCCGAAGCTGCGTGACCGCCTCAGGTGAGATATCAAAAGTGAGGTCGGCACCGAGGGTTTCGGCGATGGCTCTGCGGTGTGCCTGCGGTTCGACTACATAAGTTGCCAAACCCGCACGCTTCGCCAATTGCGTGAGCATCAAGCCGATGGGACCGGCACCCAAAATAGCAACAGAATCCTTGAAGAGGGTTTCCTGCATCGCATTCAGGCAGCAGCCTAACGGTTCCAGGAAGAGTAACGCTTCAGGTGGAATGCTGTCGGGCACTCGGATAAGCTTGCCGGTATCCACGCCGTGTTTGGGCATTCGCATGTACTCGGCGTAACCCCCATCAATATCGTGACCGATGCCTTCAATGGTCGTGCAGTATTTGTCCAGATCGTTCTGGCATTCGGGACAAACACCGCAGGAAAGCATCGGGTTGACAGTAACCCGTTCCCCGATTTCGACCTCGGGGTGTCGACTCTCTACGATTACGCCTG is a genomic window containing:
- a CDS encoding alcohol dehydrogenase catalytic domain-containing protein; the encoded protein is MERRPNLILKRMKAIVFEKIQQLRIHEKPIPTLMTGDVLIQIELCGICASDLAALRGDVSDYAPPVVMGHELAGVIVESRHPEVEIGERVTVNPMLSCGVCPECQNDLDKYCTTIEGIGHDIDGGYAEYMRMPKHGVDTGKLIRVPDSIPPEALLFLEPLGCCLNAMQETLFKDSVAILGAGPIGLMLTQLAKRAGLATYVVEPQAHRRAIAETLGADLTFDISPEAVTQLRDITGGGVDTVISATTNNASAIALAFDIVRRGGCLNFFGLAPEGETLHIDLEEFHYAGHKLMASWAFSRASLEASRQLLIEDTLNFEPLLTDRFPLAQGLAAFDNAATQRGIKTAVHP
- a CDS encoding deoxyribonuclease IV; this encodes MILGAHVSTAGGLHNAIKNGDKLSCDTIQIFLRNPNRWVAKPPTLEVIEKFREAWVASPIGDVIVHDIHLSNLASPKTDVLEKSRQRFQEQMELADTLGLRYIVTHLGAHLGEGEAPGLKLLSESFDFLFENVAAPDVTVLLETTAGQGTNLGYCFEHLRDVIGMSKYPDRFGVCLDTCHVFAAGYDLRTEADCEATFHQFDEVIGLARLKAFHLNDAKSTYQSRVDRHEHIGDGNIGAAAFAYILNDSRFAEIPLIIETPQMETMHETNLATLRGLRT
- a CDS encoding heavy-metal-associated domain-containing protein, with the protein product MKKTKLKISGMSCQHCVKTVTDALTELQGVRRAKVNLRKAEAVVHFDASRVTPSDFTKAITEAGFEVS